One Methylobacterium sp. AMS5 genomic region harbors:
- a CDS encoding OsmC family protein: MSANAAPTTVTTYLRPIDRDGLMQFAEKGRCNPGSRGTNKVHTVVDGQYRTRSYVGDHQPVVVDEPLHLFGENTAPAPGEIVLSALGGCLAVGITAVATWKQVRLSRLELHLEGDIGNPAAWGAGGAEKLPEDMGFQEIRVAVTIEGDASREELDAIVRHANVYSPVANSMRNPIAFKIGLAG; encoded by the coding sequence ATGAGCGCGAACGCCGCCCCCACCACCGTCACCACCTACTTGCGTCCGATCGACCGGGACGGCCTGATGCAGTTCGCCGAGAAGGGCCGCTGCAATCCCGGCTCGCGTGGCACCAACAAGGTGCACACCGTTGTCGACGGGCAGTACCGCACCCGCAGCTATGTCGGCGACCACCAGCCGGTCGTGGTGGACGAGCCCCTGCACCTGTTCGGCGAGAACACGGCGCCGGCACCGGGTGAGATCGTGCTCTCGGCCCTCGGCGGCTGCCTTGCGGTCGGCATCACCGCCGTCGCGACCTGGAAACAGGTGCGCCTGTCGCGCCTCGAACTGCATCTCGAGGGCGACATCGGCAACCCCGCCGCCTGGGGCGCGGGCGGCGCCGAGAAGCTGCCGGAGGACATGGGATTTCAGGAGATCCGCGTGGCCGTGACCATCGAGGGCGATGCGAGCCGCGAGGAACTCGACGCGATCGTGCGCCACGCGAATGTCTACTCGCCGGTGGCCAACTCCATGCGAAACCCGATCGCCTTCAAGATCGGCTTGGCTGGCTGA